A region of Ictidomys tridecemlineatus isolate mIctTri1 chromosome 4, mIctTri1.hap1, whole genome shotgun sequence DNA encodes the following proteins:
- the LOC101969049 gene encoding interferon alpha-5-like produces the protein MALPVTFLLALVVLSCKSMCSLGCDLPQIHNLGLESWKKMRRICTFSCLNYRKDFAFPQKLLEGEQVQKAQAVAVLHQMTQQVFNLFSTQEAFAAWNKTLLDTFLTDLYQQLDDLKDCGTQQVGVEEAPLRTVRKYFHRITVYLKEKKYLPCAWEVVRAEIMKSFSSSADLYARLRSME, from the exons ATGGCCTTGCCTGTGACTTTCCTGCTGGCCCTAGTGGTGCTCAGCTGCAAATCTATGTGCTCTCTGGGCTGTGACCTGCCTCAGATCCACAACCTGGGTCTTGAA TCCTGGAAAAAAATGAGGAGAATTTGCACTTTCTCCTGCCTGAACTACAGAAAGGACTTTGCCTTCCCCCAGAAGCTGTTGGAGGGTGAGCAGGTGCAGAAGGCTCAAGCTGTTGCTGTTCTCCACCAGATGACCCAGCAGGTCTTCAACCTCTTCAGCACCCAGGAGGCCTTTGCTGCTTGGAACAAGACCCTCCTGGACACCTTCCTCACTGACCTTTATCAGCAGCTGGATGACCTGAAAGATTGTGGGACCCAGCAGGTGGGGGTGGAAGAGGCTCCCCTGAGGACTGTGAGGAAATACTTCCACAGGATCACTGTCTACCTGAAGGAGAAGAAATACCTGCCTTGTGCCTGGGAGGTGGTCAGAGCAGAAATCATGAAATCCTTCTCTTCATCAGCCGACTTGTATGCAAGACTAAGGAGCATGGAATGA
- the LOC101974316 gene encoding interferon alpha-5, whose protein sequence is MALPLALLLTLVLIICKSTCSLSCDLPQIYNLGLETPDGNEEGALTLLEKMRRIPTFSCLNYRKDFAFPKEQLEGEQVQKAQAVAVLHQMTQQVFNLFSTQEAFAAWNQTLLNTFLTGLHQQLDDLKDCGTQQVGVEEAPLRAVRKYFHRITVYLKEKKYLPCAWEVVRAEIMKSFSSSANLYARLRSME, encoded by the coding sequence ATGGCTTTGCCCTTGGCTTTGCTACTGACCTTAGTGTTGATCATCTGCAAGTCCACCTGCTCCCTGAGCTGTGACCTGCCTCAGATCTACAACCTGGGTCTTGAAACTCCTGATGGAAATGAGGAGGGTGCCTTGACACTTCTGGAAAAAATGAGGAGAATTCCTACTTTCTCCTGCCTGAACTACAGAAAGGACTTTGCCTTCCCCAAGGAGCAGTTGGAGGGTGAGCAGGTGCAGAAGGCTCAAGCTGTTGCTGTTCTCCACCAGATGACGCAGCAGGTCTTCAACCTCTTCAGCACCCAGGAGGCCTTTGCTGCTTGGAACCAGACCCTCCTGAACACCTTCCTCACTGGCCTCCATCAGCAGCTGGATGACCTGAAAGACTGTGGGACCCAGCAGGTGGGGGTGGAAGAGGCTCCCCTGAGGGCTGTGAGGAAGTACTTCCACAGGATCACTGTCTACCTGAAGGAGAAGAAATACCTGCCTTGTGCCTGGGAGGTGGTCAGAGCAGAAATCATGAAATCCTTCTCTTCATCAGCCAACTTGTATGCAAGACTAAGGAGCATGGAATGA